Proteins from one Pithys albifrons albifrons isolate INPA30051 chromosome 2, PitAlb_v1, whole genome shotgun sequence genomic window:
- the FANCL gene encoding E3 ubiquitin-protein ligase FANCL: MAGSQALLRQFPLLLPQNRRGTAYEGFVTAQGRDFHLRVLLPEDLQMKNARVECSWRLRKTLGGYRHILKQRLHSCPDLVSFMVELKTVLEIALKNKPDLHIARPPEYYSCLVRDLEILGWNKVAYVDTGLTTVKLRAEDSCGRQHLITLKFNAKYPTEPPDCLVDFPVQFAISWMPQNSLADIYSQFLAALESLKPFWDALDELDGQTWVLEPEHPSRSATARRIAIGNNVSVSVEVDPRHPNMLPECYFLGADHAVAPLRTKLNNNMHLWDPEISLLQNLKDILEIDFPSRAMLEKSDFAQDCGICYAYRLEGCAPDQVCAEPRCGQPFHRACLQEWLQTLPTSRQSFNVIFGECPYCNKPLTLKYSTKKL; this comes from the exons ATGGCGGGGTCTCAGGCTCTGCTGCGGCAATtcccgctgctgctgcctcagaaCCGCCGCGGAACCGCCTACGAGGGCTTCGTCACCGCCCAG GGTAGAGACTTCCACCTCAGGGTACTGTTACCAGAGgatttgcaaatgaaaaatgcaag GGTAGAGTGCAGCTGGAGGCTGAGGAAGACCCTGGGTGGATATCGGCACATTTTAAAGCAG AGGCTGCACAGCTGCCCAGACCTCGTCAGCTTTATGGTGGAGCTGAAAACTGTCCTG GAAATTGCTTTGAAGAACAAACCAGACCTGCACATAGCACGTCCACCTGAGTACTACTCCTGTCTTGTCAGAGATCTGGAAATCCTGGGCTGGAACAA AGTTGCATATGTGGACACTGGGCTTACCACAGTCAAGTTACGAGCTGAAGACTCTTGTGGGCGACAGCATCTCATCACTCTCAAGTTCAATGCAAAG tATCCCACCGAACCACCAGATTGCCTTGTGGATTTTCCTGTGCAGTTTGCCATTTCCTGGATGCCACAG AACTCCCTGGCAGACATTTACAGCCAGTTCCTGGCAGCGCTGGAGTCTCTGAAGCCGTTCTGGGATGCGCTGGATGAGCTGGATGGGCAGACGTGGGTGCTGGAGCCGGAGCATCCCAGCCGGAGTGCCACGGCCCGGAGGATCGCCATAG GGAACAATGTCTCTGTGAGTGTGGAGGTAGATCCTCGCCACCCAAACATGCTTCCAGAGTGTTATTTCCTCGGAGCAGATCATG CCGTGGCCCCTCTGAGAACGAAGCTCAACAACAACATGCACTTGTG gGATCCAGAAATCAGTTTATTACAAAACTTGAAAGACATCTTAGAAATTGATTTTCCATCTCGTGCCATGTTGGAAAAAAGT GACTTTGCCCAGGACTGTGGGATCTGCTATGCCTACCGCCTGGAGGGCTGCGCTCCCGACCAGGTGTGCGCCGAGCCGCGCTGCGGGCAGCCCTTCCACCGTGCCTGTCTGCAGGAG TGGCTACAAACCCTTCCTACCAGCAGGCAGAGTTTTAATGTCATCTTTGGTGAATGTCCCTACTGTAATAAG CCCCTGACACTGAAATATTCAACAAAGAAACTCTGA